GAAGTAGCTGTGCAAATTATGCATGGCTAAAGCTATAAAAGAGGAATGGGGGGGATTTAAGGATGACATTAGACAGCTGATCAGGGAAGAAGTCCGCTCAGCCCTGACGTCACAAGACATACAGCCTGCTACAGTGTCTGTTTCAAAACGTTCGATGAGGCCTTGTAGTTCAGGCGATTACTCGGACTCTGAAAAAGTACCATGTTTTCAGAATTCAAGGAGCATCCAGATCCCGAAGAGTCAGATGAGACATTTCCAATTCACCTGAACCCCGCCTCCCCTTCCTGCATTTTCACCAAGATCATGGCAAAACTGGGGGGCATATCTGGGACAGAAATTGATCGCGATTGTGCCTTACTTGGACAAGCTCCAAGTGGAACATCTGGTAATGATTATTTATCATCTTCAATAGTTGGGGTGGAATATAAACTGGGAAAAGTTGGACATAACCCCCAGCCAAAAGAAGTTGTTTCTAGCCATCCTGCTAGACTCAAAGAATCAATGCATTTTCCTCCCCAAGACAAAGATACAGGGGCTGCAGCTCCACATGAGACCATTTCTGAAAGACAAAAACGTGCTTTATCCAGGCAGCAATATCATTATTAGGAAAGCTAACTTAatgcatcccgggggtagcatgggcTCAATCCCACACAAAGGCTCTACATGGCGTAATTCTTTTAGTCTTGGACAGAAGGCACCTCTCGCTGGACAAAAGGATGTACATAAGAGAACACAGTGAGGGTATCCCTGTGCTGGTGGCTGTCAACCTTGAACCTAtcaaaggagggggaggggggggggttcattGGCTTCAAAATCCAGTTGTATTGTGACAGACACAACTGCCCTGGGTTGGGGTGCTCACGTTGAAACCATCAAAAGTGCAAAACCTGGTAGTAAGGCACCATCTGGTAACACTGGATCACAGGAAATAAAGTGTCTGCTACTTGGGGTATTTCATGTGTCCAATACTAAACAGAGGGTGTAGAGTCCAAATCTGTAGTTGGATTTTGGCTTGGACGTGCAGTTCCGAAGGTATACACTGTATCATTGGCTACTTCTAAAACTGATTTTATGTTCGTGATACAGCCACTGTACACATAAGTACATTGTACGTCAAACCTGAAAGATTACAAAAATTTGCGCACATCAACAAACGTGCAAATAAAAAGTTCACTTGAGTCTTTATACAATGCACATACTCTGTTCAAAAGTGCTTAAGGTACTTGCTATTGCGTATGTCTCTGCTGTTGACCGCTGCAGAAACCAGCAGTAGTCGCCATTGTGTTGGGGTTAAAGTGGCCTTGATATCTTTTTTTCATGGTGGCaacctggtggaatctttccccATGTTCATCACTCatgttccccaaaaaatccagatAATATAAAAAATTAGCGGCATTCGGCAGCTGAGTTGCGGTTATGCTACCAACATGTTGCTTACAAGTTCAGCTTGGTTGTCAGCCCCATGGTTGCCAAGAAAGTTTTGCACAGCTAGCACAAATGCATCCCAAGCGGCGATTTCAAGCGTGCTCAATTTGGATCTGAATGTGTAATCACACATTAATTCGTGGATTTCAGAACCaacaaaaattcctgctctgAGCTTGGCTTCCGTTTTGGTTTTTCCAAACTTGTCCTTCAGGTACTGGAAACCATTTCCATTCTGATCAATAGCCACGACCACGTTTTTCCATTAGGCCCAGCCTAATGTGAAGTGATGGCTACACTTTCATTCGATCATCCAGTGATGCATGTAACACATCTGCCAACAGTGTACTTCAAAATCCAGTTGTATTATGACAGACACAACTGGATGGCCACCACGTCACTTTGTAACGATCGCTCACAACCAGGAAAAACTATTTTTTACTTGTTTGCTGGAAAGCATGAGGCAGGTAATGGTGCAGCAATTATGTTGCCATGCATCAACACGTGGGCTAATCTACCCAACTGTTGCCAAACTGTAGTTGGCCTGTAACACAAGATCTAGACATCCTAGGCACATTTTGACTTCAGATTCGGATTCAGCTCACTAGATTTCATGTAAATAACATGTTTTTCTCCCAGTAGCAAAATCTTTGCATATAAACGTAATAATTGTGTAAGGCCAGGGTTACATCTGCACAGGCCCCTTCATTCGGCAGGTCCGTCGCAGATTCAGCACAAAATAGAAATAGAGCTGCATGTAGTCTCTtctcttccagtaaaatgccgggTATCTGAGtggaactgaatggaccccattacatTAATTGGGGTCTGATCATCGCTGGTCGGTTCCGTCATGAGACTGATCCGTTCGATCAGGGGATTCCTTTCCtctttaaatggagcatgaaagtGAAACCTCTGGCGCAGATGTGATGGCAGCCCAAGTGTGCAGAGATGTTAGCACGACTTACCTGTTTATTTAGAACATCTCTGCCTATATGCACGTCCATTATCAGGCTCTGCCTTTGGGTTTACATCAAACGAGCACATTTACTGCATGTGAGACTGGGTGCACCCGAGTGTGTGGTAAAAGGCTGCATGTGGAACACATTTTGCCGCAGTGCGAGACGGTGTATCACCACGTACAGCAGTGATTTCTGACTGCGCAGgccagcgtatctcacgcacagaCAGGTGCAGCCtgatggtttcatttttttttaccccatttCCCTTAGAATAAGACTTATAATATAAGAATAAGTGTCTTACACTactttttgctcaaaaagatttcacttttttacacgTATGGCTGCCAGGACACTAtttgaattgacttttttttttattaacagtaaggagggcttaattttgaaatagggcttacatttcaaacatcctcaaaaatcctggaaagtcatattagggcttattttcagggaaacaggataagTTCTCACTCTGTTACTAATAAACGCTGCCTATAAGCcctgtaattgcgtatgtacagcgtttagaaCGTTACCATAAAGAATAGGGCTCTACGGCCcataatacgcggtaaaatagaacatgctgcgttttttttacgcaatgAAAACCTCTAGTACAAGCGTCACAGCAAAAGTCAATTGCTGCGATGTACCGTGTATTATGCGCGTGTAAAATGCAATTCAAATATGCTTGCAGGAGCCTGCCCTAAAAGGTTACGTGCATAATAGGCAGCCAacttatgcccatgtgagtgagcccttctTCCTTACAACAAAACCATTAACGTGAGAAGAAACCGGGGAGGATGCGAGATGGGAATGGTGGATCCGGTGTTATCTATATGTATGGCTTACTATGCATTGTAATCCTGTCTGAGAAACGGGGATGGctgctgaaaagttctctctaCATAACAAATTTCAGACTATTATTTCACATAGAGATTAGTGTGAAAACCACAGTAACTGTCCAAAGCCTTACATTTTTATACTAAAATATTTTCTATTTGTAATATTTCAAACACggattttaaagggaatgtgtcatcagaaaattacctattatataaatcacatttatgaaaattaaacatttctgaatttttccattttttttttttatattttcagtcACCATctatagttaaaaaaataaataaatcttataatcctgcattttcacactgaccacagagcctaatactagtctgaaaatgcctgatctgtagagaaagctttgcagccatCATCTAACATTACAGGCAGTATTACACtgacaggtaacacctatatgaaCGTAACATGGTCCACCATTCATAACAGGTATAAACTGggactatctactcccctccctgtacaatgACCTCTGTACATGTCAGTGCACGTCTAGAATAGCCTCCCTTACAAGTCAGTGAGTCCCCTCCTGTCCGTTGTGTGAATGGCCTTTAGCCTATCTTCTAAAcactgttaaatgcagctcaggaaagatggccgccccatactCATGTACAggaaacaatagaaaaaaaaatctacaaaaattATAAGATTATAAAAATGGGATTTGTTTTTCTAtctagttttaaccccttaaggacacggactATTTTAGGCACGGTGACAAcgaattgcgggggggggggggggggggggggggggaattttcatctccacttttcaaaagctgtaacttatttttctgtcaactcggccgtatgagggcttgttttttgtgtggcaaactgtagtttttattggtgcaatTTTTTGGGCACATGtagtgtattgtaaaacttttcccccttttttactgccttaatcatacagcataagtagcatgatacatttttattgcgggtcaatatgattaaccccttagtgacggccctatagtgtttttattgcaggacgtgtatggagggagatacagcgcgggcgtcagctgcttattacagctgacacccgcaggcaatagccgcaatcggccatacggccgatcgtggctaataaccctttacatgccgctgtcaattttgacaggggcatttaaatcctccgaacgctgttcggggggtCCTGTATGGGCCCCCccatggtgagatcgggggagccgtgcgggtatcatggcagccgggggccttctgaaaggccccagggctgccttagcagactgcctatccagCCATCgccgtagggtggcttgatagactgcttgtcaaaaagcagtatgacgtaacgctatagcattacgtcacactgcaggagcaatcaaagcatcgctcgttgtggtcctctaggaggactaaaagaaagtgtaagagatcaataaagttttagtaattatttaaaaaaaaaaaaagtaataaaaagttccaaaaaaaaaacccttttgccatatttgcaatacaaaataataaaccaaaaatacgtgtttggtatcgctgcgttcgtaaaagtccgatctatcaaggtAATGTATTATTTAGCCTGCACGATGAGCATGgtccgaaaaagaaaaaaaataacgcccaaaatacacttttttggtcaccccatctcagagaaaaaaaagtaataaaaagcgatcaaaaagtcaattgtatgcgaaaatgttaccaacggaaatgacaggacgtaccacacaaaatgagctctcacataactatgtcgacgaaataataaaaagttattgtgagCAGAAAAtggccacagaaaataatttaaaaaaattaaatacaagtagtacagaacACAAAAAACCAtagaccaaaaaaaacaaaaaacaaacctatacaggtttggtatcgtagtaatcgtactgacccatagaataaagttatcgggtcatttttgttgcagtttgtgcaccgtagaaacaggacgcaccaaaagatggtggaatgtcgtttttttcccatttctctccacttagaattttttaaaaaattttcagtacattatatggtacaataaatagtactattgaaaaacacaactcgtcccgcaaaaaacaaagtcctcaaacagcgacgtcagggagaaggaaaaaacgaaaatggggaaaagcaaaaaagctctgtcactaaggggttaagacaatgccgttttttttttttttaggttttgccacttttgcacaataaaacccctttttacattgctgcattcaaattcCCATAATATTTTTAGGTTTCCATAGACAAAGctctgagggcttgatttttgggtGACTGGCTTTGGTTTTTATTTGTAGCACATGGGGGTTCATATGGCTTTTtgaaataacttttattattgtgttttttgggaggcaaaacgagcaaaaaaaaaaaaagcattctgcCTCATTAAGTTTTTTTAGGGggtattttaaagttttttttctgtgcaggatACATACCACacttaatttattgtacaggtcgttacatACACGATGGTCCCACTTTCAttttatatacaaatagaggaacattggcaaaggtttttttttttagtaaacaaGCCTTGAGTCCAAATTTGAGACTTTTCTAAgcccattctcattttatattcaCACGTTCCGTCGAATAAATGGAGCTGTAACtgttctatttatttcaatgtcaCTGCCGGAGATACAAAGTTCAGGGGCTCAGCTAGCTCCGATAGTTCCAACAACATGAATGGAACAGGTCACTGCTCCATTTATCCAGAATACATAGGACCCCAATCTttgtttttagaagaaagcagcaaCACCCCTGTTATGGTTCCCAAGCTGCGAGAAAACAGTAAATAAAAGAACAGGTATGAAACTTGTATCATAGGAGGACATAAGAAGGGAAGCTAGACCAAGGACACCCCCAAAACCACCCCACTTGTGAGATCTTTTCATACATATAATTTGTAGATGTTATCTGTATCACATCATCAGGTACAGATATAAGAGGATTCCCAAATTGTTTAGCTATAAGTAGTCATATGGCAagtattagggctcatgcccacagacggatatttgctgtggagtctgcGGTGGGCGTCCACACCGCGGATCCGCAACTATTAGCGTCCATACTCTTTTTGTGGATTCCGTATAGTCTGCTTCCATAGAAATCAATCCAATTCGCGGCCCTACCGCAAACACACTGCAGGAAGGTTGCGAATTCTACgtcattgctaggcaatgacacgggaaaagcagggtttctgagaaaaaaccaaaaaacactgtactgcgcatatcagACGGCTTGCCGTGCAGACCAACTGCAGCACAGATGAAAATAAAAGTGATAAGGTACGCGCTGATGCCACTGCTggcagcggaatctggctctgccgtatgcagggggccttactctgCGTTTAAAGGAATCACATCTATATACCCAgtttccacaaaaataagccctagcctgccTAGAGGGGCTACTTGAAATATaaaaccttccctgaaaataaaccctagctacactacataacagaaagaaagaaaaacaaaaaaacaaaacaatactcacctagcagttgccgttcgggtccctcacgctgggctgcggcgctccgGCAGGCTTTCTTGTAATCTTCAGCGCTGAGTGAGCATTCTCTTTCTGGTACTAGGacttgcctccagcaagagattgctgtgattgggttAGGAacaccacctcagccaatcagagacggcgctcaatgaaccaatcacagcaatctcttgctagaggcggggtattcaagccccctTACAAGGAAAAGGCTGCtctctcagcactgaggactacatggaagacTGCCGAAGCGACGGAGACCAGCAAAAGGGACCCAAACGGCACGATAGCCCGTTTAGCAAAAACTACCAGGCAACTGCTGGAGCATctgtttttcttgcatgttttcccctgtaaaggcccatttagacaacgattattgctcaaaagatgtcacttaagtgacttgagcgataatcgttgtgtcatttacagcccaagatgagcgatcactttgcgctgccagcggaggatgcagaagacaagcggggtgtccctacttgtcttctgcatccagctgttccccactcagagcgcctggctgtcatacagccgagcactccgagcggaggatgcagaagacaagcggagtgtccccgcttgtcttctgcatccagattttATGCCATACCTAGTTGTTAAAGAGGTTGCCTCAcaataaaaaccaaaaaaaaaaaaaaaacaaactaagggGTACAGCATTTTCCAAATGATACTATTCATAACACAACCCTGAAAGACCATCACTTACACACCCCATATTTGGGGCAACATTCCTGAAGCGCCGCTCTAGGACATGCAAATCTCACTGTTAAAAAAATAACCCTGACTAAATGTCAAATTCACATTCTTTAATACACTGTACAGCGATGCTGACAACTTTTAAAACTGATTTAACATAAACCTCCAAATATTAAAATATAGTTTCAATACGAAAATAATTTACAAAACTCTTATCAGCAAACTCTACAGTcacttttttcctcctcctcttcacttTACGCTCAGAATAGTCGCAGCCTGTTTCACTTGGAAACCGCGGTCCTCGCTTCACCAGTTCAGTGCTCTGGAGTCTCGCGCTtctttttgtgtttctttatTTTGGGTTGATTACAAAGTTGTCTGTTTGACTTTCAAAACATAAGGCACTACTTATCAGCAGGATCCTCAGAGGATCATAGAAGTATTTTTAAGTTTTTTCCTGCGTTTCTTCTCTGTGGTTCCAGGTTCTGTCCCGAGTCCCTCTAAAGTGCTATCCCCGGTGATTGAGGACTCTTCCATCATCCCATTGTGTACACTACTCTCAAGGTCAGGGTGATGCTTGTGTCTCTTTTTCTTAGAGGTTTCCTGTTGGATTATGAAATTAGGTGTCGGAGATAGAGATGAGAACGGGGCAGCGGTAGGGTCCTCAGCAAGGATCATAGAAGTAtttttgtgtttcttatgtttCTTTTTTGGGGTTCCAGGTTGTGTTCCGAGTACCTCTAACATGCTATCCGCCATGATTGATGACTCTTCTGCCATGTTGCTTACACTACTCTCAAGGTCAGGGTGATGCTTGTGTCTCTTTTTCTTAGAGGTTTCCTGTTGGATGACATTTTTTGCTGGAGTTCCTAGAAATGATGCAGCACCAGCAATAGGGTCCTCATCTAGGATCATAGAAGTAtttttgtgtttcttatgtttCTTCTCAGTGGTTGCAGGTTGTGTTCCGAGTCCTTCTAACATGCTAGCCCCGGTGATTGATGACTCATCTGTTACAATATTTACACTACTCTCGAGGTCAGGGTGATGCTTGTGTCTCTTCTTTTTGGAGGTTTTCTGTTGGATTCTAAAATTATCTGTTGGAGTTTCTAGAGATGAGGCTGAGGCAGCAGTAGGGTCCTCATCTAGGATCATAGAAGCAtttttgtgtttcttatgtttCTTCTTTGTGGTTCCGAGTTCGGTTCCAAGTCCTTCTAACATGCTATCCCCCATGATTGATGACTCTTCAGTTATTATACTGTTTACACTACTTTCATGGTCAAGGTGATCCTTGCGTTTCTTTTTCTTCGACTTCTTGGCTTTACGCTCTTGACTTGAGGGAACCACCAGCATGTCATCAAGTCCACCTACACTGCTGTCTACTGCTACATCATTGTCAGTGTTCCGTAAAGAATCCTGATGTATTGATGAAATCTCCATGGCCTCTACAGAATGATCCTGAGGAAGAACCTCTAGATGCCCGTGtttctttctccttttcttgGGAGCTTCTTCCAAACTCAGGTTTGTATCCTCCTGGTTTTCAATACATTCATTTTGTGAAAGGGTTTCTTCGAGCAAACGTTTGCCTATCCTTTTTGGGCTACCCTCTGGGAGAATGCTCGTCTCACCAACTACCGCTTCCTCTGCAACTTTTGAGCCGTTCTGCACTTCATTGTCTGGTAAATTAGCATTCTGTTCCTCGGATATTTCTTTCATTCTTTGAACAGCTTCAGCTTCTAATCTGAAAGAGGAAGAACAAAGCCGGGGGTCACTTCTTGCATGAATACATCCATGTTTATCCATTTTGGATACTcatttttaaaaggacacaaaatagttataaacagcaaaaaaaaaaaaaaataaataaaaataaaaagcctACAAGAAGGAGACGACGGGTCCTCTGTACATGAACAAGGTGTGCACTCTACGTCTGCCCTGCAGGAGGCTCATTCACTAATGGAAACAAGTGCTTTCCTTCCTGTTCAGAGCGCTTTGATGTCTTTAGAGAAGGACACAGCCTTTGCAAACAAAGACATTATTGAGAAAGTCACTAACATCTCAAGTCTGAGAACTAACAGACAAAATCCTGTTCAACTTCAGAACTCAAAAACAGTAGAGTTCAGATAAGTTGTCGTTAACCCCTTCATCATCTGTGATATACAAATgaaggctgccatgtatttaaagGAAAAGTATCACTTTTTTAAGCCAATTAAAACCCAGATAATGATGCATAGTctgtttttctaatttttttaattttctgattgtagatcttATTAGTATATTGTTTGTAAAGAACTATGGGATTGGCTATCTTTCCTGAACTGCTGATAATACAGTAGTAATAAGAGATGCTTCACAGCAGAAAAtataggccattcacacaatggacagaagaGAAGCCATTAGCAGACTGTTCTGTGACCTGcagaaaagggggaggaggtaagctgtggccATCTCCTACTATGAATGGTAGTTCCTTTTATCCATATATAGCTCTTACTTGTCATTATggtcctgcctgtgataatgaatTGATTTCTGAAATGTTCTCTCTACATAACAGGAAGTATTGACTATTATTATACTGAAGAGTACTTTTTCACTGGCCGACAGTCGCTCGAATAATCATTCAAATGCGTGACTAACGGCAACTGTCGTCTCGTATAAACACAGCAGAGTAAGTGAGCAAGAATTGCACACTTGTCATTGTTGCTGGGTTAATGtaggcccatttaaacaggcagtttaatgaagttctatgaactgcctgttcactgccAATGGAGGCGGGTgcccggaagagatctccagcacacTCCGACTTCAGTCACTGAACTATCACTCCTGTTTGAAAGCAGAGTAAcaatagtcgtcctgtgtaaagaagaagaaaaaaaaaaaaaaggacccagaggccgcctgcagaagggcggaaattccacggcaggattcccctcagaatttccgcccgtacacgcctgcataggattgcatcacagcacgcaatcctatgcagacggccgcggtttgtctgtgcGAAATCATGCGCagtaaacaaactgcggcatgctccAATTCTGTGCGGGGGCTCTCTACAGGCGCCGTCTCCagactgcacatgcgccggctgcccggcagccggcacatgaaagagccggagctgcgggagcaggtgagtccgcggtgctctctgcaggcgctcgggttgggtcccgctgcgagaattctcgcagccggatccgacctggccgtctgcaggcggcctaagggctcccacacacttgtgaatGTCAGGGGTACTTTCGAAtgctaaaaatgcatcgcaagtttgtgctttgcgatttttgtgcaatgcatttttaacattagaaagtcccatggacattcgcgttaaaaattataagtgtgtgggagccctcagggtgtgttcacatgtcaccgatttgctgcagattatatgcagaataTGAATTGAAAGGGCAAAATCTGCTATAGATCTGCAActaaatttgcagcaaatcagtCACTTGTGGACACAcccttagggccccttcacagtggcgagggcgatatcgggctgagattcatggcccgatatcacacatGTCACCATGTGGAAGTGAGGagtttttcatgtgaaaacagcctcgcatccctgcggggatgaagggaatccctgctgAAGCTGCCACAGCAGTTGCAGAGGATCAAAGAGTTCCCAcaatgctttcagtggggccggcgctgctgccacaaacccctttaaaaacaggaGATCATGCAGCTAGATAGAATAGGTTTTAATATTTGTgcctctcgcaatgcacaaattttgcaAGATTTTCATGCCAAGGTGATCAATATGAAAaattcaggattttttttccGTTAATACAGAGATTGCGATATCAAAAGAagcaaataatttaaaaaaaaaatcttaaaaatatgtttagcataaAAACTTTACGTAATTTGGCGACACATTCCCTTCAAGCCTATTGTCCTGCCTGTTGAAATTGTTAAAAccacaatactgaagtattgcagtatattatagaagtgatcaaatgactgcaagttcaagttccccaaggaaaagggaaaaaaaaaaaaaaaaacattcaatgaatgacaggcgagagctgcctgtgattggctgagcgcctcagccaaatcagaagcagctcttttagcaggagGGGACTTTAATTGCcaggctgctgaaagaacttcagcagagccggggacagcggagacaggatgcagctgagccccggcagctgaagaaaggagagtatgattttttttttttttacaccagtttgggttgtttttcagggaagggtttaaatttaaagcccttccctgaaaaacaattaaggtgtGCCGGCAGCCTGATCCTCtaggtagggaattctttattccccacagggatgaagaaaacatctgccgcatgaggcatatgttttcttcatccctgcaggggacacggcagcccaaccaaaatactggcctgtaaaaagaaaaaagccgGCCTGGCAGAAAAAGTAACGGCCAGGCCAGTGAAGTTACCgtctgggtggcaaccctatttaCTGGGGAACTTGATTATCAgcatttttttatcacttttgtaATACACTAATATACGTTAGtacagtagtgcattagaaagcctatgaggtcagccagagacagcctcataggtcaccgtagctggcagacccggaaACTATAGTCAAGCCtatgggtgccatagcaacccatcgggacAAAGCAggggtccgatgggtgacagagggagccccctccctttgtcagccttttacatgctgcgattGCACTGACTCCAGTGTGTAAAGGGTTGAAGCACGGGTCTCAGCTGTTAAAGCCAGGCCCACTTCAAACAAACCCTACCACTGGAGGgtaatacattaaccccttaacactcaaGGGTTTACAACAAGAAAAACAATGTGATAAGGAATAGAAGTAAGATTTAAAATGGCGAGTTGTATAAGAGAGCGCATAATATAGGTTACTTCACAGAATGCAACTTTTTATGGATTTGGCCATAAAAAAATTGCGTGCCTCACTAGCCTATTAACGATACAGCGCGTTCCCTGAAAAGCTTACACAGATAATGTATAGCAGTAAGAAACTTACCTCCAATCCAATTTGCCACGAATGAAGAACACGCCTGCTGTATCCGAGTCCAATCGAAAGACTTCAAATTCCAACTCATCGCCTATATTCACTTTCATCTGCTGCCAGGCTTCAACGGAAATCTTGAAGGGTCTCGGTATGGAAGCATTGAAGCAGCCGTGGACCAGGCACCCAATGTGAGTGGGCGCCTTCTTGTTGACAACACCCTagaagaacaaaaaataaaaacttgcaTATTCAAATTTGCCGACAcacaaaattgttttctgttCAGTTTATCATAAAGCAAAA
This genomic window from Eleutherodactylus coqui strain aEleCoq1 chromosome 12, aEleCoq1.hap1, whole genome shotgun sequence contains:
- the POLR1F gene encoding DNA-directed RNA polymerase I subunit RPA43, whose protein sequence is MAEPGHRRESGQHKAGAPSPRAALSCVTAPSFSDACGLINSRYSCLAVKTHRRHLALSPKYLHQKRSGIKELLSAELLKYNVGLAGVPVAYDNIKLIGGLGDIHDDIGFIHVNIEADFVIFQPECRQRLVGVVNKKAPTHIGCLVHGCFNASIPRPFKISVEAWQQMKVNIGDELEFEVFRLDSDTAGVFFIRGKLDWRLEAEAVQRMKEISEEQNANLPDNEVQNGSKVAEEAVVGETSILPEGSPKRIGKRLLEETLSQNECIENQEDTNLSLEEAPKKRRKKHGHLEVLPQDHSVEAMEISSIHQDSLRNTDNDVAVDSSVGGLDDMLVVPSSQERKAKKSKKKKRKDHLDHESSVNSIITEESSIMGDSMLEGLGTELGTTKKKHKKHKNASMILDEDPTAASASSLETPTDNFRIQQKTSKKKRHKHHPDLESSVNIVTDESSITGASMLEGLGTQPATTEKKHKKHKNTSMILDEDPIAGAASFLGTPAKNVIQQETSKKKRHKHHPDLESSVSNMAEESSIMADSMLEVLGTQPGTPKKKHKKHKNTSMILAEDPTAAPFSSLSPTPNFIIQQETSKKKRHKHHPDLESSVHNGMMEESSITGDSTLEGLGTEPGTTEKKRRKKLKNTSMIL